The following coding sequences are from one Deinococcota bacterium window:
- a CDS encoding haloacid dehalogenase type II: MTHDLASVKALTFDVFGTVVDWRTSIIGECEELAAATGQAMDCARFADAWRDGYRPAMDRVQRGELPWTTIDRLHRTILDELLREFELTGLSEAQKDHLNRAWHRLTPWPDSVAGLRRLRQRFITATLSNGNVALLVNMAKHSDLAWDCILSAELARRYKPDPATYQMATDLLGLEPSEVMMVAAHQSDLRAAQACGLKAAFIPRPLEFGPERVPDLSPDPAFDIVARDLGELATKLGV, encoded by the coding sequence ATGACGCATGATTTGGCTTCTGTAAAAGCGCTCACCTTCGACGTGTTCGGCACCGTCGTGGACTGGCGGACATCGATCATCGGCGAGTGCGAAGAACTCGCCGCCGCCACCGGTCAGGCTATGGACTGCGCGCGCTTTGCCGATGCCTGGCGGGACGGCTACCGGCCGGCCATGGACCGGGTTCAGCGCGGCGAGCTGCCCTGGACGACCATCGACCGCTTGCACCGGACGATCCTCGACGAGCTGCTGCGCGAGTTCGAGCTCACCGGTCTATCCGAAGCGCAAAAGGATCACTTGAACCGCGCCTGGCACCGGCTCACGCCATGGCCGGACTCGGTCGCCGGGCTGCGGCGCTTGCGCCAGCGCTTTATCACCGCCACACTCTCCAACGGCAACGTGGCGCTGCTCGTCAACATGGCCAAGCACAGTGACCTAGCCTGGGACTGCATTCTCTCGGCCGAGCTGGCGCGCCGTTACAAGCCGGATCCGGCGACCTACCAGATGGCCACCGATCTCCTGGGGCTCGAGCCGAGCGAGGTCATGATGGTCGCCGCCCACCAGAGCGACCTCCGCGCCGCCCAGGCCTGTGGTCTAAAGGCAGCGTTCATCCCGCGCCCGCTGGAGTTCGGCCCGGAGCGGGTGCCCGACCTTAGCCCCGACCCGGCCTTTGATATCGTCGCGCGCGATCTGGGCGAACTGGCGACGAAGCTCGGGGTGTGA